One Ethanoligenens harbinense YUAN-3 genomic window carries:
- a CDS encoding RNA-binding protein: protein MPGTDDSLLFARADDALRAVGRYAARFVGFLDEREQAAVLRHLSAKHADASFLLWGGYADAERRMLGVFPQEEVPDGAAFPITAVQIIWKGAELNHRDFLGALLSLGLKREKVGDLVVRSNDCVAFLENAVAAFVRSNLSRVGRIGVSCEPYEGDVRREAHFAEIGGTVASERLDCVVAALTGCSRTQAEDGITAGRVALDFRTVTDRACRVPPGASLSIRGCGRFVVDELGPPTRKGRLRFAARKYV, encoded by the coding sequence ATGCCAGGAACAGACGACAGTCTGCTTTTTGCGCGCGCAGACGATGCGTTGCGGGCGGTGGGGCGGTACGCGGCCCGTTTCGTCGGGTTCCTCGACGAGCGGGAACAGGCGGCCGTTTTGCGGCATCTGTCGGCAAAGCATGCTGATGCATCGTTTCTGCTCTGGGGCGGTTATGCGGACGCGGAGCGCCGGATGCTCGGCGTCTTCCCGCAGGAAGAGGTGCCGGACGGCGCGGCGTTTCCCATTACAGCGGTGCAGATCATCTGGAAAGGTGCGGAACTGAACCATCGTGATTTTCTGGGTGCGCTGCTTTCGCTGGGCCTCAAACGCGAAAAGGTGGGCGACCTTGTCGTACGTTCAAACGACTGCGTGGCGTTTTTGGAAAACGCGGTGGCCGCTTTCGTACGGTCCAACCTTTCCCGTGTGGGGCGTATCGGCGTTTCCTGCGAGCCGTATGAGGGGGATGTGCGTCGTGAAGCGCATTTTGCGGAGATCGGCGGCACTGTCGCTTCCGAACGGCTCGACTGCGTGGTTGCCGCACTCACCGGCTGCTCCCGTACCCAGGCGGAGGACGGTATCACGGCCGGGCGGGTGGCGTTGGATTTTCGAACGGTGACCGACCGGGCTTGCCGGGTGCCGCCCGGCGCTTCGCTGTCCATCCGCGGCTGTGGCCGCTTTGTCGTGGATGAACTCGGCCCGCCCACGCGGAAAGGGCGGCTGCGCTTCGCGGCGCGCAAGTATGTGTAA
- a CDS encoding DivIVA domain-containing protein has product MTSGELLNKRFEKTRMGGYKTTEVEAFLTEAANAFTQLTRENGDLKRQVEALRTQAAEVEADKDSLRDALLSAQKFADSLVHDAKAQAEEILVEARTKADRLTGSVQIQIVQEKEELTRMKTEVAAFRSKLLDIYRAHLELIGAIPVEAPAGTAEPAKNENEAPTADTTAASAAEEKPAAAPALEEEAQPAAQEEAAAAQAPAGETAKPMNTVSVRLNMRYDEQTGEYVPFSADGEQEEE; this is encoded by the coding sequence ATGACGTCGGGTGAACTTTTAAATAAGCGGTTTGAAAAAACGCGCATGGGCGGCTATAAAACCACGGAAGTGGAGGCGTTCCTGACGGAAGCGGCCAACGCTTTTACGCAGCTGACGCGCGAAAACGGCGACCTCAAGCGGCAGGTCGAAGCGCTGCGCACACAGGCGGCGGAAGTGGAAGCCGATAAGGACAGCCTGCGTGACGCACTGCTGAGCGCTCAGAAGTTTGCCGACTCGCTGGTGCACGATGCAAAGGCGCAGGCGGAAGAAATTCTGGTGGAAGCGCGCACCAAGGCCGACCGTCTCACCGGCAGTGTGCAGATTCAGATCGTGCAGGAAAAAGAAGAACTGACGCGCATGAAAACGGAAGTCGCCGCATTCCGCTCCAAGCTGTTGGATATCTACCGCGCACATCTGGAGCTGATCGGCGCCATACCGGTGGAAGCGCCCGCAGGCACTGCGGAGCCTGCAAAGAATGAAAACGAAGCACCGACGGCCGATACCACGGCAGCGTCGGCTGCTGAAGAAAAACCGGCTGCTGCACCTGCCCTGGAAGAAGAGGCGCAGCCTGCCGCACAAGAGGAAGCCGCCGCCGCACAGGCGCCTGCCGGGGAGACTGCAAAACCCATGAACACCGTGTCCGTGCGGCTGAACATGCGCTATGACGAGCAGACGGGGGAATATGTCCCGTTCTCGGCGGACGGCGAGCAAGAGGAAGAATGA
- the ileS gene encoding isoleucine--tRNA ligase, which yields MPEDYNNTLNLPKTAFPMRAGLPQKEPELLKKWEEQDFWNALMRHNEGKPLFVLHDGPPYANGDIHLGTAMNKILKDFIMRYKNMSGFKAPYVPGWDTHGLPIERKAIDKVGLNRRSDDPAEFRGHCRDFALSHIEVMTEQFKRLGVIGDWKHPYRTLNPAFEARQIEVFGEMALKGYIYKGLKPVYWCPHDETALAEAEIEYAEDPCDSVYVKFEVTDDHGKLYPLGAKPGSTYFIIWTTTTWTLPGNVAICLGPEFDYALVRAGDSCYVVAAALAEKAMQAGGVENYEVLGTIPGAELEGITAKHPFLDRQSLVIVGGHVTLESGTGCVHTAPGHGVEDFEVCRNYPQLPIVVPVDDKGRLTKDAGPFEGLTTDKANKAIREHLAETGALFATEHITHQYPHCWRCKHPVLFRATEQWFCSVDDIKEKTFEAIRGVEWLPAWGEERITGMVRDRSDWCISRQRLWGVPIPIFYCKDCGKELITRESIDAVAALFRKEGADAWWKYSAEEILPGGTVCSCGGHAFAKEQDVMDVWFDSGVTHAAVLATRPDLHWPADIYLEGNDQYRGWFQSSLLTSIAWKGVAPYKMVITHGMVVDGEGRKMSKSLGNGIAPGDIVKKFGADILRLWVASSDYQGDVRVSDNILKQLSEVYRKIRNTARYILGNTSDFDPQKDAVAFDALLPIDKWAVWRLDELQKTVVTAYEHYEFHTIFHAVHNFCVVDMSNFYLDVLKDRLYVEKADSVSRRAAQTVIHRILDSLTRLVAPILVFTAEEIWQYLPHDAEQESVLYAGMPSLSGESFDEAFTGRWERIHTIRDDVKKALELSRTAHEIGGSLEAEVTLYAAGELYDFLQSVVEELPAVFIVSGVHLEKEGTGAFQGDVEGLSVTVAHAHGEKCERCWVYSDTVGQSTKHPTLCSRCAGIVE from the coding sequence ATGCCTGAGGATTATAACAATACGCTGAACCTGCCGAAGACGGCATTCCCCATGCGGGCGGGCCTGCCCCAGAAAGAGCCGGAGCTGCTCAAAAAGTGGGAAGAGCAGGATTTCTGGAATGCCCTGATGCGGCACAACGAGGGCAAGCCCCTCTTTGTGTTGCACGACGGTCCGCCCTATGCCAACGGTGATATCCATCTCGGCACGGCCATGAACAAGATCCTCAAGGATTTCATCATGCGCTACAAAAATATGTCCGGCTTCAAAGCGCCTTATGTGCCGGGGTGGGACACGCACGGCCTGCCCATCGAGCGCAAGGCGATCGACAAGGTGGGTCTGAACCGGCGCAGCGATGATCCGGCGGAGTTTCGCGGGCATTGTCGGGATTTTGCGCTTTCCCATATCGAAGTGATGACGGAACAGTTCAAGCGGCTGGGCGTTATCGGCGACTGGAAACATCCCTACCGCACGCTCAACCCTGCATTCGAGGCAAGGCAGATCGAGGTCTTTGGCGAAATGGCGCTCAAAGGCTATATCTATAAAGGGCTCAAGCCGGTCTACTGGTGCCCGCACGACGAGACAGCTCTCGCAGAGGCGGAGATCGAATACGCGGAAGACCCATGCGATTCCGTCTACGTCAAATTTGAAGTGACGGATGACCACGGCAAGCTCTATCCGCTCGGCGCAAAGCCCGGCAGCACCTATTTCATTATCTGGACGACTACCACATGGACATTGCCGGGCAACGTGGCTATCTGCCTCGGGCCGGAGTTTGACTACGCGTTGGTGCGCGCGGGTGATTCCTGTTATGTGGTGGCCGCAGCGCTGGCCGAAAAAGCCATGCAGGCCGGCGGCGTGGAAAACTATGAAGTGCTCGGCACCATTCCCGGAGCAGAGCTTGAGGGCATCACCGCGAAGCATCCGTTCCTGGACAGGCAGTCGCTGGTTATCGTGGGCGGCCACGTTACGCTGGAAAGCGGCACCGGCTGCGTGCATACCGCGCCGGGACACGGCGTGGAGGACTTCGAGGTCTGCCGGAATTATCCGCAGTTGCCCATTGTGGTGCCGGTGGATGACAAGGGTCGCCTGACCAAAGACGCCGGCCCGTTCGAGGGGCTGACCACCGACAAGGCAAACAAGGCCATCCGGGAACACCTCGCAGAGACCGGTGCGCTTTTTGCGACGGAGCACATCACCCACCAGTATCCGCACTGCTGGCGCTGTAAGCATCCGGTGCTTTTCCGCGCGACCGAACAGTGGTTCTGCTCGGTGGACGACATCAAGGAAAAAACGTTCGAGGCCATCCGCGGTGTGGAGTGGCTGCCCGCATGGGGCGAGGAGCGCATCACCGGCATGGTGCGTGACCGCAGCGACTGGTGCATTTCGCGCCAGCGTCTGTGGGGCGTGCCCATCCCTATTTTTTACTGCAAGGACTGCGGCAAGGAGCTCATCACCCGTGAGAGCATCGACGCGGTGGCTGCGCTGTTTCGCAAAGAGGGCGCCGACGCCTGGTGGAAATACAGCGCGGAGGAAATCCTGCCGGGAGGCACCGTCTGCTCCTGCGGCGGGCACGCGTTCGCCAAAGAGCAGGACGTCATGGATGTCTGGTTCGACTCGGGCGTGACCCACGCCGCCGTGCTGGCCACCCGCCCCGACCTGCACTGGCCGGCGGACATTTATCTGGAAGGCAACGACCAGTACCGTGGCTGGTTCCAGTCCTCGCTGCTCACCAGCATCGCGTGGAAAGGCGTCGCCCCTTATAAAATGGTCATCACCCACGGCATGGTGGTGGACGGCGAAGGCCGCAAGATGTCCAAGAGTCTGGGCAACGGCATCGCACCGGGCGATATTGTGAAAAAATTCGGTGCGGATATCCTGCGCCTTTGGGTGGCATCGTCGGATTATCAGGGCGATGTCCGCGTGTCGGACAACATCCTCAAGCAGCTTTCGGAAGTCTACCGCAAGATCCGCAACACCGCGCGGTATATCCTCGGCAACACGTCGGACTTTGATCCGCAGAAAGACGCGGTGGCGTTCGACGCGCTGCTGCCCATCGACAAATGGGCGGTGTGGCGGCTGGACGAGCTACAGAAGACCGTTGTCACGGCGTATGAACACTACGAGTTCCACACTATTTTCCACGCGGTGCACAATTTCTGTGTGGTGGATATGTCCAACTTCTATCTGGATGTGCTCAAGGACCGGCTGTATGTCGAAAAGGCGGATTCGGTTTCCCGCCGCGCGGCGCAGACCGTCATCCACCGCATCCTTGATTCGCTTACCCGGCTGGTGGCGCCCATTCTCGTCTTCACAGCCGAGGAAATCTGGCAGTATCTCCCGCACGACGCAGAGCAGGAAAGCGTGCTGTACGCGGGCATGCCGTCGCTCTCGGGCGAGTCGTTCGACGAAGCGTTTACCGGTCGCTGGGAGCGCATCCACACCATCCGCGACGATGTGAAAAAAGCGCTGGAGCTTTCCCGTACGGCGCATGAGATCGGCGGCTCGCTCGAAGCGGAAGTGACGCTGTATGCCGCCGGCGAACTGTACGACTTCCTCCAGTCCGTGGTGGAAG